The following coding sequences lie in one Lolium perenne isolate Kyuss_39 chromosome 2, Kyuss_2.0, whole genome shotgun sequence genomic window:
- the LOC127319738 gene encoding uncharacterized protein, protein MPKSKASEATAQEIEALKLDLESVNSRAEEIGGKVDGVQSQMEELSPKFSRLEAILTANMDKQAPEKEIEPAKQPPSGSGEKDEYLWHDGPPHLRRKHAPPDDHHEQPHPDADQNEEVRYENYYPPYQEHDRAAPEQRQQYYETQPYFFEPQHPYQSYPQSYEPPPHHQPNPFPPHPNHYQPYQHYPQPNIPHPPNPHSYYQNPNPIPYPPPQNQFHFTYEPPHPNPNNYRAVVDHGVRQQQHENNGHNIDNTIARERHREEDREHRNQGYPEDRGRNMGYDRGRADTWLRNPGVLKEKLTWKQFRGTLITRFATSNSYDIVEEFNNIKQGANSVDDYTDRFEIKMADYKKENPDVKDPYYIKCYINGLHAEIKHQLRSFEPKTLSQAVEHARNMERSVLATAQYSKKLFSSNIYTKNNYTSSSFTRPKQVTEVVPVRMEGDRAIPKPETKMENKPRDNNCKYCGQKWFFGHRCQQYKRLNLMTAEGDYESAEETLQEQDTSEEENTEQPAADTPAPATHMQISLNAALALADTGSTHTFIEFKFAAKLNCNIIGEPLQRVIVVGGGELQTGATVPDMDYTIQGNKFHNSFKILPLSGYDIVLGGDWMLQHSPLISISKLKQALQKGVVGYCLYPITVVHPPEEVQDPEIAALLKEFQDVFQEPTGLPPERQCDHAIPLKGGAEPPRIRPYRVPYKQKEEMEKQVQHLLKTSVIQHSKSPYASPAILVRKKDGTWRLCIDFRKLNLHTIKDKFPIPVIEDLLDELHGAKYFTKLDLRSGYHQIRMKPQDIHKTAFRTYFGHFEYLVMPFGLTNAPATFQALMNSVFAPWMRKIMLVFFDDILIYSSTKEDHLKHVRLILQVLRDNKLFAKQSKCVFATEQVEYLGHVISAKGVATDPQKIVAVQEWSLPKTLTQLRGFLGLAGYYRRFSEKSYIHDTHCQELLQKLSVNPNSQPSVTLHGGILRYKGRIYIGKDTTLQQQLLHSFHSSSIGGHSGMVASYQRLKRIFYWPGMKKDTEKFISECPVCQRAKSQNCQYPGLLKPLDRPDMAWQHITMDFIEGLPKSNGKKVILVVVDRMTKMAHFISLAHPYTTTTLAQAFMDNIFKLHGPPTSIVTDRDTIFTSHLWQKVFKTMNVKLNLTTAYHPQSDGQSERVNQCLENYLRCMVFQKPKKWAAWLPLAEWWYNTSYHTALKVSPFQALYGYAPPMISEISIPGPEDMEARDFLLEKQQLLHQLKENLSQAQARMKRYADKKRSERVLEVGDMVYLKMQPYRMAAFGIRQSIKLTSKYYGPFRILEKIGALAYKIQLPAGVKIHPVFHVSQLKKHLGTHAVPEAGLPLISEDGKIKTQPLQERGAHSLREFGLRELRGATADFSPLLMVGEGGFGCVYRGALRLPGGHPHGTAVAVKRLNPKGVQGHKEWLAEVQLLGVVDHTNLVKLV, encoded by the exons ATGCCAAAGTCGAAGGCGTCCGAAGCTACCGCGCAGGAAATTGAGGCTCTCAAGCTCGACCTGGAGAGTGTCAACTCACGCGCAGAGGAAATTGGAGGAAAGGTCGATGGGGTTCAATCTCAAATGGAGGAACTATCACCGAAATTCTCTCGGCTAGAGGCAATCCTAACTGCTAACATGGACAAGCAAGCTCCTGAGAAAGAGATCGAACCAGCCAAGCAGCCACCTTCAGGCTCTGGTGAAAAGGATGAGTATTTGTGGCATGATGGCCCTCCTCACTTGCGCCGCAAGCATGCACCACCTGATGATCACCATGAGCAGCCACATCCAGATGCTGATCAGAATGAGGAAGTTAGGTATGAGAACTACTACCCACCCTATCAGGAGCATGATCGTGCTGCACCTGAGCAGAGGCAGCAGTACTATGAGACCCAGCCCTACTTCTTCGAGCCACAACACCCTTACCAATCCTACCCACAATCATATGAGCCTCCCCCACATCACCAGCCAAACCCATTTCCACCTCACCCAAACCACTATCAGCCATACCAACACTACCCACAACCAAATATACCTCACCCACCCAATCCTCACTCATACTACCAAAACCCAAATCCTATTCCCTACCCACCACCACAAAACCAATTCCACTTCACATATGAACCTCCACACCCAAACCCCAACAACTACCGAGCTGTAGTTGACCATGGTGTGAGGCAGCAGCAGCATGAAAACAATGGACACAACATCGACAACACAATTGCAAGGGAGAGACATAGGGAAGAGGATAGAGAACACAGGAATCAAGGATATCCTGAGGATAGAGGGAGGAACATGGGCTATGACAGAG GCAGGGCAGATACTTGGCTAAGAAACCCAGGtgttctgaaggagaaactcacttgGAAACAATTCCGTGGCACCTTGATCACAAGATTCGCCACATCCAATTCATATGATATTGTTGAGGAATTCAACAATATAAAGCAAGGAGCTAACTCTGTAGATGACTACACTGATCGTTTTGAGATCAAGATGGCTGACTACAAAAAGGAAAATCCAGATGTCAAGGACCCATATTACATCAAATGCTATATCAATGGGTTGCATGCTGAAATTAAGCATCAGCTGCGTTCATTCGAGCCCAAAACTCTGTCTCAAGCAGTAGAGCACGCACGCAACATGGAAAGAAGTGTGTTGGCTACTGCTCAATATAGCAAGAAGCTGTTCTCTTCCAACATTTACACCAAAAATAACTACACCAGTTCCAGCTTTACTAGACCAAAACAAGTAACTGAGGTAGTTCCTGTGAGAATGGAAGGTGATAGGGCCATTCCTAAACCAGAAACAAAGATGGAGAACAAACCAAGGGACAACAACTGTAAATACTGCGGACAAAAATGGTTTTTTGGGCACCGTTGTCAGCAGTACAAACGTCTAAATCTCATGACGGCAGAAGGAGATTATGAAAGTGCAGAAGAAACACTTCAGGAACAGGATACCTCAGAGGAGGAAAATACTGAACAACCTGCTGCCGACACTCCTGCACCAGCTACTCATATGCAGATCTCTCTCAACGCA GCATTGGCCTTAGCAGACACAGGGAGCACCCACACTTTTATTGAATTCAAGTTTGCTGCTAAACTCAACTGCAACATCATCGGTGAACCACTACAAAGAGTAATTGTGGTAGGAGGAGGGGAACTACAAACTGGAGCAACAGTACCTGATATGGACTATACAATTCAAGGGAACAAATTCCACAATTCTTTTAAAATATTACCCTTGAGTGGCTATGACATTGTTCTGGGCGGCGACTGGATGCTACAACACAGTCCA CTTATATCCATATCCAAACTTAAGCAAGCATTACAAAAAGGTGTTGTTGGTTACTGCCTGTACCCAATAACTGTTGTCCATCCTCCAGAAGAAGTTCAAGATCCAGAAATTGCAGCTCTCCTCAAAGAATTCCAAGATGTGTTCCAAGAACCTACAGGGTTACCTCCTGAACGTCAGTGTGACCATGCCATTCCACTGAAAGGTGGGGCAGAACCCCCAAGAATTCGACCTTACAGGGTTCCATACAAACAGAAAGAAGAAATGGAAAAACAAGTGCAGCACCTGCTCAAAACATCTgtgatccaacacagcaaaagcccATATGCTTCACCAGCTATCCTAGTCAGAAAAAAAGATGGGACTTGGAGGCTATGCATTGACTTTAGAAAATTGAACTTGCATACAATTAAGGACAAATTTCCTATACCAGTAATCGAGGACCTCTTGGATGAACTGCATGGAGCAAAGTATTTCACCAAGCTAGACCTTCGATCTGGGTACCACCAGATCAGAATGAAGCCACAAGACATCCATAAGACTGCATTCAGGACTTATTTTGGACACTTTGAGTACTTAGTCATGCCTTTTGGGCTGACTAATGCTCCAGCCACATTTCAGGCATTGATGAACAGTGTGTTTGCACCTTGGATGAGGAAAATCATGCTTGTTTTCTTCGATGACATCCTGATCTACAGCAGCACTAAAGAAGATCATCTGAAGCATGTCAGGCTAATACTTCAAGTGCTCAGAGACAACAAACTGTTTGCCAAACAGAGTAAATGTGTGTTTGCAACAGAACAGGTAGAATACCTAGGACATGTCATCTCAGCAAAAGGGGTGGCTACTGACCCACAGAAAATTGTTGCTGTTCAAGAATGGTCCCTCCCAAAAACCCTGACACAGCTCCGCGGTTTTCTCGGACTCGCGGGCTATTACAGAAG ATTCTCAGAGAAGAGTTACATTCATGATACTCACTGCCAGGAATTGCTACAGAAACTTTCAGTGAACCCCAACTCACAACCCTCTGTAACATTACATGGAGGCATACTGCGTTACAAAGGGCGCATCTATATTGGTAAAGATACTACTCTCCAACAGCAGCTCTTACACTCCTTCCACTCTTCTTCAATTGGAGGACACTCAGGCATGGTTGCCAGCTATCAGCGACTGAAGAGAATATTCTATTGGCCTGGCATGAAAAAGGACACCGAGAAGTTCATATCTGAATGTCCAGTATGCCAACGAGCTAAGTCCCAGAACTGTCAGTACCCAGGACTGCTGAAACCTCTCGATCGCCCAGATATGGCATGGCAACACATTACAATGGACTTCATTGAGGGGCTTCCAAAATCAAATGGGAAAAAGGTCATCCTAGTGGTAGTGGACAGAATGACCaaaatggcacatttcatttCCCTGGCACACCCATACACTACTACCACGCTTGCACAAGCCTTCATGGACAACATCTTTAAACTCCATGGGCCTCCTACTAGCATTGTGACTGATCGAGATACCATCTTCACCAGCCACCTATGGCAGAAAGTGTTCAAAACCATGAATGTCAAGCTCAACCTCACCACAGCATATCATCCTCAATCTGATGGACAATCTGAAAGAGTAAATCAATGCTTAGAGAATTATCTAAGATGCATGGTCTTTCAAAAACCAAAAAAATGGGCAGCTTGGTTACCTCTGGCAGAATGGTGGTACAATACATCCTACCACACAGCTCTGAAAGTATCACCTTTCCAAGCTTTATATGGTTATGCACCCCCAATGATAAGTGAGATCTCCATACCTGGTCCAGAAGATATGGAAGCCAGGGATTTCTTATTGGAAAAACAACAACTCCTACATCAGCTCAAGGAAAATTTGTCTCAGGCTCAAGCCCGAATGAAACGTTATGCTGACAAGAAACGCAGTGAAAGAGTATTGGAGGTGGGGGACATGGTGTACCTCAAGATGCAACCATACAGAATGGCAGCTTTCGGCATTCGCCAATCCATCAAGTTGACAAGTAAATACTATGGTCCTTTCAGAATTCTGGAGAAGATTGGTGCCCTTGCCTACAAAATACAGCTGCCTGCGGGCGTGAAAATTCACCCTGTGTTCCACGTGAGCCAACTCAAGAAGCATCTGGGAACTCATGCGGTGCCAGAAGCTGGTCTTCCGTTGATCAGTGAGGATGGTAAGATCAAAACTCAGCCATTACAG